In Thauera aromatica K172, one DNA window encodes the following:
- a CDS encoding HD domain-containing phosphohydrolase, with translation MNVVIVDDSPLNLTLMARLVGRLPGATPVAFERALQGLAWCDANDPDLVIVDYRMPEIDGLEFIRHLRARRDSDDLPILMVTASDDRRVRYQALECGANDFLTKPFDTHEFEPRVRNMLKLRGAHLATRQRTASLAAEVRRATTEILERERETITRLARAAEFRDPETGAHIQRMSHYSALIARALGYPEEFAETMLMAAPMHDVGKLGIPDDILLKAGKLTENEFAIMKRHPRIGYDILKDSSSSILRLGATIALSHHEKLDGSGYPQGLSGEAIPLAGRIVAVADVFDALTSARPYKPAWRFSRAIALLRAGCGSHFDRRCVDAFLHRWNEVLAIHARFRDTPAPAHGNARTAATPM, from the coding sequence ATGAACGTCGTCATCGTCGATGACTCGCCGCTCAACCTCACGCTGATGGCCCGGCTCGTCGGCCGCTTGCCCGGCGCGACCCCGGTGGCGTTCGAGCGCGCGCTCCAGGGGCTGGCATGGTGCGACGCCAACGACCCCGACCTCGTCATCGTGGACTACAGGATGCCCGAGATAGACGGACTGGAATTCATCCGCCATCTCCGCGCCCGCCGCGACAGCGACGATCTTCCGATCCTGATGGTGACCGCCAGCGACGATCGCCGGGTGCGCTACCAGGCGCTTGAATGCGGCGCCAACGATTTCCTGACCAAACCCTTCGACACCCACGAGTTCGAGCCGCGGGTGCGCAACATGCTGAAACTGCGCGGCGCCCACCTCGCAACCCGCCAGCGTACGGCCAGCCTGGCGGCCGAAGTGCGCCGCGCCACCACCGAAATCCTCGAGCGCGAGCGTGAAACAATCACCCGGCTGGCGCGCGCGGCTGAATTCCGCGATCCGGAAACCGGTGCCCACATCCAGCGCATGTCACACTATTCGGCGCTGATCGCACGCGCCCTGGGCTATCCTGAAGAGTTCGCCGAAACCATGCTGATGGCCGCGCCGATGCACGACGTCGGCAAGCTCGGTATCCCGGACGACATCCTGCTCAAGGCCGGGAAGCTCACCGAGAATGAATTCGCCATCATGAAGCGCCATCCCCGCATTGGCTACGACATCCTGAAGGACTCCTCCTCCAGCATTCTCCGCCTGGGGGCGACCATCGCCCTGTCGCACCACGAAAAGCTCGACGGCAGCGGCTACCCGCAAGGGCTCTCCGGCGAGGCGATTCCCCTCGCCGGGCGCATCGTCGCGGTGGCCGACGTCTTCGATGCGCTCACTTCGGCACGCCCGTACAAACCAGCATGGCGGTTCTCACGCGCCATCGCACTCCTGCGCGCCGGCTGCGGCAGCCACTTCGACCGCCGCTGCGTGGATGCCTTCCTCCACCGCTGGAATGAGGTGCTCGCCATCCACGCACGCTTTCGTGACACTCCAGCGCCAGCGCACGGGAACGCGCGAACGGCCGCCACACCGATGTGA
- a CDS encoding nitronate monooxygenase yields the protein MKRVDDFRLRLGSQELVPIMVGGMGVDISTADLALEAARLGGVGHISDAMLPTVSDRRYNTKYVKNKLQQYKFNVANTDKSVVQFDLGLIAEATATHVGRTMEAKRGPGLVFINCMEKLTMNSPRDTLRVRLRTAMDHGIDGITLAAGLHLGSFALIEDHPRFHDVKLGIIVSSLRALQLFLKKSARTGRLPDFVVIEGPLAGGHLGFGMDWAQYDLATIVAEIRDWMREQQLDIPLIPAGGIFTGSDAVAFLEAGAAAVQVATRFTVTQECGLPDDVKQHYFKASESEIEVNQISPTGYPMRMLKSSPAIGSGIRPNCEAFGYLLDSHGNCQYIDAYNREVAAHPDAKKVKVRDKTCLCTHMRNFDCWTCGHYTYRLKDTSRRDDNGDYRILSAEHVFHDYQFSADNKVALPD from the coding sequence ATGAAGCGCGTGGATGATTTTCGCCTGCGGCTGGGCTCGCAGGAACTGGTACCGATCATGGTAGGAGGGATGGGAGTCGATATCTCGACCGCCGATCTTGCCCTGGAGGCCGCCCGTCTGGGCGGGGTCGGTCACATCTCCGACGCGATGCTGCCCACGGTTTCGGACCGCCGTTACAACACCAAGTACGTCAAGAACAAGCTCCAGCAATACAAGTTCAACGTCGCCAACACCGACAAATCGGTGGTGCAGTTCGACCTCGGCCTGATCGCCGAGGCCACCGCGACCCATGTCGGGCGCACGATGGAAGCCAAGCGCGGGCCGGGCCTGGTGTTCATCAACTGCATGGAAAAGCTGACGATGAACAGTCCGCGGGACACCCTCCGGGTACGCCTGCGGACCGCGATGGACCATGGTATCGACGGCATCACCCTGGCGGCCGGCCTGCACCTCGGCTCGTTCGCGCTGATCGAGGATCATCCCCGCTTCCATGACGTCAAGCTCGGCATCATCGTCTCCTCGCTGCGCGCGCTGCAGCTGTTCCTGAAGAAAAGCGCGCGCACCGGCCGCCTGCCCGATTTCGTCGTGATCGAAGGTCCGCTCGCCGGCGGCCATCTGGGCTTTGGCATGGACTGGGCGCAGTACGACCTCGCCACCATCGTCGCCGAGATCCGCGACTGGATGCGCGAGCAGCAGCTCGACATTCCGCTGATTCCGGCCGGCGGCATCTTCACCGGAAGCGATGCGGTCGCTTTCCTCGAGGCCGGCGCCGCTGCGGTGCAGGTGGCGACGCGTTTCACCGTCACCCAGGAATGCGGCCTGCCCGACGACGTCAAGCAGCATTATTTCAAGGCCAGCGAAAGCGAGATCGAGGTCAACCAGATCTCCCCCACCGGTTACCCGATGCGCATGCTCAAGAGCAGCCCGGCGATCGGCAGCGGAATCCGCCCCAACTGCGAGGCTTTTGGCTACCTGCTCGACTCGCACGGCAACTGCCAGTACATCGATGCCTACAACCGCGAAGTGGCGGCGCATCCGGACGCGAAGAAAGTGAAGGTGCGGGACAAGACCTGCCTGTGCACCCACATGCGCAACTTCGACTGCTGGACCTGCGGTCACTACACCTACCGCCTGAAGGACACTTCGCGCCGCGACGACAACGGCGACTATCGCATCCTGAGCGCCGAGCACGTGTTCCACGATTACCAGTTCAGCGCCGACAACAAGGTCGCGCTCCCCGACTGA
- a CDS encoding efflux RND transporter periplasmic adaptor subunit, with protein MSSRRPSIVIASLIGLALLAGYAWHANRNPGGGPRSTAEAPAAAQPVAVETHAVRTLALADDVTAVGSLVSNESVVLRPEVAGRIAAIGFRDGSAVRRGDVLVELDAAVQRAELEQARAALTLAESSFHRAQDLFARKFVSQSSLDSARAQLEVARAGVALAQARLARMQIRAPFDGVVGIRSVSPGDFVKDGDALVNVEDIATLKVDFRLPEQYLDRVRAGQVLSLASDALPGERFAATVDAVDPLVDAQGRALRLRARLNNPEMRLRPGGFVRVRLILAERGEVVMVPETALVPAPGNVQFVYRVDDGKARRVVVGTGVRREAMVEIVDGLQAGDQVVIAGQLKLRDGAPVQVLAGGSAAAD; from the coding sequence ATGTCTTCCCGCCGCCCCTCGATCGTCATTGCCAGCCTGATCGGCCTCGCGCTCCTCGCCGGCTATGCCTGGCATGCGAACCGCAACCCGGGGGGAGGGCCGCGCTCCACCGCCGAAGCACCGGCGGCCGCGCAGCCGGTCGCGGTCGAGACACACGCAGTGCGCACGCTGGCGCTGGCCGATGACGTCACCGCGGTCGGCTCGCTGGTGTCGAACGAATCGGTGGTGCTGCGCCCCGAAGTGGCCGGGCGGATCGCCGCGATCGGCTTTCGCGACGGCAGCGCGGTGCGGCGCGGCGACGTGCTGGTCGAGCTGGATGCCGCAGTGCAACGTGCCGAGCTGGAGCAGGCGCGCGCCGCTCTCACTCTAGCCGAGTCGAGCTTTCATCGGGCCCAGGATCTGTTTGCGCGCAAGTTCGTCAGCCAGAGCAGCCTCGACAGTGCCCGTGCCCAGCTCGAGGTGGCGCGTGCCGGCGTCGCGCTGGCGCAGGCGCGGCTGGCGCGCATGCAGATCCGCGCCCCTTTCGACGGTGTGGTCGGCATCCGCAGCGTGAGTCCGGGTGACTTCGTCAAGGATGGCGATGCGCTGGTCAACGTCGAGGACATCGCCACCCTGAAAGTCGATTTCCGCCTCCCCGAGCAGTACCTGGACCGGGTGCGGGCGGGACAGGTGCTGTCGCTCGCCAGCGACGCGCTGCCGGGGGAGCGCTTCGCCGCCACTGTCGATGCGGTCGATCCGCTGGTCGATGCGCAGGGAAGGGCGCTGCGCCTGCGCGCACGGCTCAATAATCCGGAGATGCGGCTGCGTCCGGGGGGCTTCGTGCGCGTGCGCCTGATCCTGGCCGAGCGCGGCGAGGTGGTGATGGTGCCCGAGACGGCCCTGGTGCCGGCGCCCGGCAACGTGCAGTTCGTCTACCGGGTCGACGACGGCAAGGCGCGGCGGGTGGTGGTCGGCACCGGCGTGCGCCGCGAGGCAATGGTCGAGATCGTCGACGGCCTGCAGGCGGGCGATCAGGTGGTGATCGCGGGACAGCTCAAGCTGCGCGACGGCGCCCCGGTGCAGGTGCTCGCCGGCGGCAGCGCGGCGGCGGACTGA